The sequence below is a genomic window from Candidatus Methanoplasma termitum.
ATGTCCTCCTGAATACGGTTCTTCGGTATTGCCAGATCAACGTCCTTGAGATTGATGGCCAACTCAACCGTTTCAACAAAATTGCGCTTCTTTGCACTCTCTAGTGCTTTCTGCACAGCATTTACGGTTGGTTTTTCTGCCAATTCAATTCCTCCTCGTAGTGCATACGAGCCCTGAGGCTCTCCTACAAGCAGGCCTGCTATTCTATTGCCCTATATAAGGGTTATTAATTAGAAGAAAGAAAAAGCCTATCCTCAAACCTTTCTCGCGACATATCGTATCGCGGGCGTCGGTTCGAGTTTGGCTCTGTGTGAAAATGTTGAACAGACATAGGGTTCTGACCTATGCTGTATTTGTTGAAAGCGAACAGGTTTATTTCAACATCAGTTTGGCAAGTTCCATCGGCTCGACCTGCTTGCCGTTCTTGTAGACACGCATGTTGCCGCCGGAGATCTCGTCGATGAGCATGACCTTTCCGTCCTTCGATTTTCCGAATTCGAATTTTATGTCGTATAATTCCATGCCCTTCTTGGCGATCTCGTCCCTGACGATCTTGGCGATCTTCCGCGCCAGTCTCTTAAGGTCCTCATAATCCTTTGCCGTCAAAAGACCCAGTATTACCAATGCGTCCTTTGTTATGGGGGGGTCTCCGCGGTCATCGTCCTTCAGTGTGACCTCTATGAAAGCATCAAGGGGCTGGCCTTCCGTGCAGTAGTCTCCGTACCTTTTCCTGAAGCTTCCGACCGCTCTGAACCTGCATATCACTTCCAATCCCTTACCAACGACCTTTGCCGGCTTGACTGTCATTGTAGCATTCTCGACATCCGCGCTTATGTAGTGCGTGTTGATGCCTGCCTTCCCTACCTTCTCGAAAAAGAATTTTGAAAGACTGAGGTCTGATTTTCCAAGCCCCTCTATCTTTAGTGCGACGGTGTTCGCGCCAGGGTCGAACTTTCCGTCCTCGCCGGTGGCATCGTCCTTGAATTTCAGCATATAATTTCCGTCATCAAGCTCGTAAACAGATTTTGTCTTTCCTTCATACACATGTTTCAAATGGATCATCTCCAATGTGATAAGTCGGTGATGATTTCATTATTTTTAAGGTCTTGTAATGACTCAAAGTCAAACAAAACAAAACAAGAAAAAAATGTGATTTTTGAAAGAGTTTGGGGGTTTTAACCGGCGAGAACTTTATCATAAACGCCGGCTTTGATGTCCTTTTGGAAGACCTTGGGATCCTTTCCGTCGACGGTGACACCAACGCATACGCAGTTACCCGCTACTTCGGAGACGCGCGCCTTGACGGTCGCTCCGAGGAGATCCTCTTTTTTCATGTCGGCTATCTTCTTTACCTGCTCGATGGTCAGGTTCCCGACCTTTGTCGACTTGGCGTTGCTCGATCCGCTCGCGAGGCCCAACTCGGATTTAATCAGGGCCGACATTGGCGGCGTTCCGACCTTGACATCGAATGTCTTGTCGTCGTTTACTATCACCGTTATCGGAACTTTCATTCCGGTGAATGATTTCGTCTTCTCGTTGATCTTGGCTATGACCTGGCCGGTGTTCACGCCGGTGGGGCCGAGCGCAGGACCGAGGGGCGGGCCGGCTGTGGCCTTGCCTCCTTCAATTAATGCCTCAACTTTGGTTGCCATTGTTTACTTCTCCTTCTCAATAACTCTAACACTGTCACCTTTGACGGTGACCGGGATGGGCACCATAGCCTCAATGAGCTCCACAGTGATCTCCTCTTTACTCTGATCGATCTGCTGTACTCTGGCTATTTCGCCCTTGAACGGGCCGTTTATAAGTTCCACCAGATCTCCTTCCACAATACCTACTACCGCAGATACGGGGACCAGATAGTGGCTTATCTCTTCTATGTTCGTTTCGCCTTCGACGAAAGAACGTGCTTTTTTGATATCTCTTGTCTTCTCTCTGAGGCGGTCGGTGTTCATACCTTCGACGAACACGTATCCTCTGAGTCCGGGAGGGCTGAATATTGCATATATGTCCTTTTCGCCCAGCTGAGCCTTTGACATGAGGCTGTCAGCAACGCTCTTTTCCTGGTCCATCTGCGTTTTGAGGACCATTATGGATTGTTTCGCCACAGCGTTGAATTCGAGCGATGAGCTTCCCGATTTTGTGGTCGCCAGGATCCTGACGCGTACCTTGTCGCCGTACCTTGCTCCCTTTGGGCAAATGACGGTGATCTTGAGATCCCTCGGCTTGTTGTTCGGAAGATCCACTTCCAACTCGCTCTTTGTGCTGAAGTTGCTCCACAGCTCCTTACCGGCCGCATCGTTTATCATAACATCCCACTCAGGAGCGTTATCCATGTCTGGCCCGGTAGAAACATCGAATTTCATTACTGCGGACGATGTGTCCGACGCAAGATTGAACTTCCATGTCGCCGATGTTCCCGCACGGACGACCTTGGCTCCGGCCTCTCCCGTTAAGCGGGTGCTTCCTGTTACAATATCAGACATCATCTCACCTCGCTTTTATTAAAAATAATCTGGAAGATAGGTCATTATCCACATTATGGCAAACCCTACAGCGCCCACTACGATCATTCCGAGTGCCGCGATGTAGCATGTTTTTTTGTACTCTTCCCTTGTTGGGGTGCGGGCCATCTTGAGTATCCTGCCGTATTTGCCTCTGCCGAGATTCTTTGTCTTAGACTCGAAGCTGTTCTGGATCCCGTCCGCCCTTTCTTCAATGCCCATGTTCCTACTTCCTTACATACCCAGATCTATTTCCGGATCATATTTTTACTCTTTCGTTACCACTGAAAGTGAATAACTGAGTAACACCCATAGATAGCCCGCCTGTTTTAAAGCTTTTGGTGTCCCGATTCTTATCTGTCAAAGTCGAACGGATCCCGGAAATGATCAATGCCCGTCATGGAACTTCGTCCTGGTCCTCTGTCTGTTCCCTATTATCGGCGGGCCTCTCTTGCAGGTATCTCTTTTTCAGATTGTCTTTCGATATCCAAACTATCAATATGAACAAGGCCAGCATCACGATGTTCCTTGCAAGGATTATCATCATGCCTCCGTCCGTTATTCCTGTTCCTCCGCCGCTTATGCCAATGTTCACGGCAAAATTCAGCTGCGTAAGGACAATGGCCGCTACCGAAAGGATCAGGACATATCTTTTGTGCTTGAAATCGATGGATGTCATCAAAAATATCGTTAAGAACGGTATGATCCATATCAGATACTGAGAGGAGAAGACCTTGTTGAATAGCATAAACGCCATGACGGTGAGCAGTGCGGCCCAACAGAGGACGATCAATCTGTTGTCCTCGTTGTCCCGCCCGTCCGTGCGCATCCTGTACAAACTGTATGCGTACCAGGCAAGTGCCGCCGCAATAATGACCCCCGTCAGCGGCATCATCATCGGGGCAACGGCATCCGGCAATGCCCCTACCAGATTATCTGATGAGCCAGCTACACCCGGTTGGAACGGACTTATCGAAACATCCGTCAGCCCCAGCATATGAATGAAGTATATCACGGAAGCGGGCAGCGATTCGATCTGAAGTGCACGGTCAACGTTCGAGCCGAAGAAGTTGAACGCCGCGTCCGCCCCGAAAACATAGAACGGGAGGAATATTATCGCGGCTGCTGCAATGAATATCCCGGCACCCCTGAGCATGTTCTTCCAATCTCTGTTGAAAAAGAAAGGTATCAAATAGATGGGGAACAGGAACACCGGATAAAGTTTGGTCATTGTCGCAACGGAAAGGATCAGGAAAGCCCATGCGTACCTCTTCGTCACAAGACAGTAGAAGGAAAGTAGGGTTAGTATCATTGGGAATATGTCGAATCTGTCGACAGCGAACTCGAACAACAACAGCACCAGTACGGTATACAGTATCATTGCGATGTGCTGGCTCTGTCGATATCTCTTAGCAAGTTTGCTCATCATCACCAGCCCGATGAGGAAGAATACGAAAACTTCCGCAACGAACGCTATCTGATATCCGAACTCACTTGACGAGAACAATCGGGGTATCGTTAAGAACACTATCGCAAAGGGAGGATACTCCATCGCCGGGATCCTTCCCTGCAGGATCTCATTCGCATAAGGGAGATATCGAACGGTCTCGCTTTCGATGCCGGTTTGGTATACAACGACAAGGAATACAACTGAAGCTACAGCAAAAATGATCCCCAGGAACAGCTGATGTCTTCTTACGCTGCCGTCCACGATGTCCCCTATTTTCATATGTAGTGTTCCCTAAGAGACATCTGTTAAAAAAGGTTTCAATCCCCTTTGCAAAAAGCGTTCAAGGGGTATGCCCAATTATTAAATACCGCTTATCGATTCGTTCTTCCAATTCTTGCACAGGTGATATGAATGGAAGAGATTCTATGCAACGTAGAGTTAGTTAAGGACAACAACGACTTCATAGCTAGGATACAGAGCGACCTCGGAGGGATGAGGGAATACAAATCGTCCAACTTCGAAGAGGTGCTCGAACAGCTTATGATTGATCTGCAGGAAGAGTTCGAGTCGATCTGACGGGGGTGAGAATGTGGCGGACCACATTAAACAAGTAATAGACATATTAGACAACTTAGCCGAGGACACTTCGGTACCGAGAAACATCAGGAAAGGCGCAACGGACGCCAAAGCCAGACTAATGGATACAAAGAACGCTATGGATGTTCGCGCAACGAGTGCGATGATCATACTTGACGATCTCGCCAACGATCCCAACATCCCGCTTCACGGAAGGACCCTCATCTGGAATGTAATAAGCCAGCTTGAGGTCATCAGCGCGAACTCGAGCTGAAAACAATTTATTTGTGCCAATATTCCGACACGATATCTAAGAAGTTGCGGAATATTTTGGGTCCATTTTCTGTGTGCTCCACTTCGGGGTGGAACTGTACGCCGTATATCGGTCTTGTGGTCGAGCGCACCGCTTCGACCTTGCAGCTTGTAGAGAACGCTGTTATCTCGAACCCTTTCGGCATTACTTTCACTTCATCATTATGTGATGCCCAGACATTGAATTCCGACGGAAGATCTCTGAACAAATCCTCATGAGCCAGTACTTTCAGTTCTACCTTTCCGAACTCAGGTATTTCGCCCGGTCCGAGCTCCCCGCCGAAATGCTCGGATAGGAACTGCATCCCGGCGCATATCCCCAGGATCGGGAATCTCGCTTTGTCCAGATATTCGCCGTTGTTACCCATAAGAGATGCGTCTGTAGCAACGCTGGGAGCTCCTCCCGAAAGAACGATCGCATCCGCATCGCCGATCTCTTCGAACGGCGTGGTGTTCGGAACGATCTTTGTATCAACTTTGAGATCCCTCAGAACCCTCCATTCACGGTGGGTCCACTGTCCGCCGTTATCGATGACATAGATCTTCATCGATGGGCGATGGGGGTTTTCAATATAAGGTTAATCTGCCGAGACTCATCCGAACAAATCGGAATGCGTGCCTGTCCGGATCAGTTATATAATTGACTCGTCACCCCATATGCGATAGATTAAGAGCCAATCCGGAGAAATATGACACTCTCGGCAATCGCTGTATTCGCCTTTCAGTGGATGATCCTCGTATTTTGATCCGAGTGTTTCCCCCGACATCAGCTTTCTAACCACTTCATCAAAACGCTCTGCATCATAAGTGCCGCGTTTCTTAATTTTTTTAAGATCTCTCAGGAACTGCGATGTTGTGGTGGCATTGTATTTCAGGAAAGCAGCTCCTTCATCATCTCGCCTGCGTCTGTATACACTTTCCCAGGCGACTTGTTCTTTTCAGCCGCCCTGGCTTCCTCGATAGCGGCAATCGTTTTTGCATTGGGCTGATCTATTACCATTTCAAACGGGATTCCGCCGCAACGTACAACTGCTCTTGCAAAGACCGTAAATGCGGCAGACGTTGTCAGTCCCAATTCTCGACAGATGTTATCAAACTCATTTTTCAGGTTTCCGTCCATGCGGATGCACACGTTTGTCTGCGCCATTAGATACTCTCCTTTAGTTCAGATATTACTGCATCACTATAAATTTATTGACAATGTAAATAAAGTTACATAATTTATCTACGAGAAAAGCTAAGCAAGTTCAACCTTACATCACGCCTTACTCGGAGAGGTTCTTTTGTTTTATGCCGTTTCTTTTCCGTTCGGTCAGTGTGTTAAAGCCTCCTCTTGTAGAAAAGTGGACTGCAAACGAGGAAGTCGCAACTGAACATCTCCTTTCGGATCCCCCACACCGCCGATCTGATCATTCCCACTCTATCGTTGCCGGCGGCTTGTTTGTTATATCATAAACAACGCGGTTCACATGGCTCTTCATGGTGTTAGTGATCCTGGAGGAGATCGCATCGAGCACATCCTGCGGTATCTTCGAGTACGCTGCGGTCATGCCGTCTATTGAGGATATCGATCTTACTACGATGGTCCTGCCGTATGCTCTCCTATCTCCCTGAACGCCTACCGACCTCGTAGGGATCAGAACGGCGAAATACTGCCATGGGAGTTCCATCTTTCCTTTCTCGGCCGCTTTTCCGATCTCGTCTTCGACAATAAAACAAGCTTCCCTTACGATGGCGATGTTCTCGGGCGTGACCTCGTCCAAACATCTTACGGAAAGTCCGGGTCCGGGGAACGGCTGCCTTTCCGATGACCTTATTTTTAAGATCCTCGCGACCGCCCTTACTTCATCCTTGTACAGATCCCAAAGAGGTTCTACGACGGTCATTCCCATCTCTTTCGGGAGCCCTCCGACGTTGTGGTGGGATTTTATCGTGTGTCTGACGTCATCGCCGGATTCTATCCAATCCGGTGCGATTGTCCCCTGTACCAGATACTCGGCGCCGAATTCCTTCGCTTCCCTTTCGAACACACGGATGAAGCGCTCGCCGATCGTCTTCCTTTTCGTCTCCGGGTCGGTGATGCCTTTTAGGTGTCTGAAGAACTCCTCCGATGCGTCGATGATCTTGTAGTTGATCTTCATCTCTTTCAGCATTCCTTTGACTTCCTCGGTCTCTCCTTTCCTCATCAGTCCCGTATCGACATAGACCGCGAGCAGCCTGCCGCCGATCGCTTTGCTGGCGAGGGCTGCGGAGACCATGCTGTCCACCCCTCCTGAGCATGCGATGATCGCTTTGCCGGGGATCTTCTTCTTCAGATCCTCTACTGCATCTTTGATGAACTCATTTGCGTCCAACATCGGCAACCACCTGTTTTGAATCGGCCTCTATCTTCTCGGCCTGTTCCTTCCTGTAGTCTTTCATCTTATCAGAAAGTTTAGGGTCCTTCACGCCCATTATCTCTATTGCCAATATCGCTGCGTTGTCGCCTCTGTCAAGGCCGACCGCGGCCACCGGGATCCCGGGAGGCATCTGAACAACGGACAACAGAGCATCAAGGTTCACACCGCCGCTTACCGGTACGCCGATCACAGGTTTGCACGTGTGCGCCGCGACGACACCGGGCAAAGCCGCAGATAACCCGGCGATCGCAATGAACACTTCGGCATCCGATGATGTAACGAAATCTTTAACTCTCTCAGGGGTCCGGTGTGCCGATGCCACAGCTATCTCGTAATCTACATTGAATTTCTTGAGCATGGTGATTGCCTTTTCGGCCACGGGCAGGTCGCTCTTGCTGCCCATTAATATGAATACCTTTTGCATCATTGGCTTTAATACAATGATAGAATAAAACCCCACCGAAAAGAAGACTGTTGGAAAAGGTTTGGAAAGCGCTTTCCGCCGGCTCAGCTCTTAAGAACCAACACCAGGAAGATACCGATGGCGATCAGGGCTCCGATCAGGACGGCTATCAGGTTGATGAGCGCATCATACATTACATCCCACGCGGGGACGCTGCAGAACGGCTCTATGCTGCTGTAGCCTACCAGATACGCCCATATTACACAGACGACAAAACCGATAGCAAAGAGTGCTCCACCATAGGCCCTGTTCTTTCCTGCTCCGAAATACGCCGAGAAAATGCCTGCTACCATCATTACCAATGAAAATACAAAGATGACAATGGTAAGGAAACCCCATAAAGTCCATGGATCCATTTTTTCTAAACCTCCGTTTCAGTTCGTATATACGAATATTACTGGGCGGTCGTACGCGGTTGTTATTATTAAATCTTTTACTATTTCCAGCGGTTCATACGCCGGCCATACCATAGGCGCCGGCCGTGCACGAATTGTTGGGAATTGGGCACGAAAAATAAGATAATAAACTATTATATGTGAAGGGTCATCCTTATTAAAATCATCCCGAAAATTTAAATATCACATGCATATCTACATCTTCTATATTAAGGTAAATCCTGTGGGGCGAGGGTGTGAATGGAGTTTTTAGGAACTGTGGATGAGACCGGAGAGAACGGAAATGCCATAGTGATATGTACTAAAAATATCCCTGACATTGGAGACCCTGTCTTTGACTCTGTCAAGAACAGGGTCGGCACCGTTAAACGTATTTTCGGCCCGGTCGACGAGCCGTTCGCAACAGTGGCGGTAGAGAACACCGCAGTGTTGAAGACCCTTAGGGGAAAGGAACTTTACACAATAAGGAGAACTCAAAATGGCAAAGATAAGAGAAGGAACAGAAGAGATTGAGGTCTGTCCCGAATGTGGAAGCCGCCATCTGGTGCGCGACTACGAGAGAGGTGAACTCCTATGCGAAGATTGCGGATTGGTTCTGGATGACCAATTCATAGATCAGGGGCCGGAATGGAGGGCCTTTGACGTGGAACAAGGTGAGAAGAGAGCGCGCACCGGCGCCCCGATGACCTACACCATCCATGACAAAGGGCTGTCCACGGAGATCTCCTGGAAGAACAAGGACAGTTACGGGAAGAGCATTCCCACAAGGAACAGGGCCCAGCTGTACCGTCTCAGAAAGTGGCAGAGAAGGATCCGTGTCTCAAATGCGACAGAAAGGAACCTCGCTTTTGCGCTTTCGGAGCTGGACAGAATGGCGTCTGCGATGGGGCTCCCCAGGAACGTCAGGGAGACCGCTGCGATGATCTACAGAAAAGCGGTCAACAAGAACCTGATAAGAGGAAGGTCCATCGAGGGTGTCGTCGCCGCTTCGCTGTACGCTGCGTGCAGGCAGTGCGGTGTTCCCAGGACCCTTGATGAGGTTGCCGGGTCCAGCCGTGTCGGAAGAAAAGAGATAGGCCGCACCTACAGATTCATGACCCGCGAGCTTAAGCTGAAGCTCATGCCCACGAAACCTCAGGATTACGTTCAGAGATTCTGCTCTGAGCTCAAACTGAGCGGGGAGGTCCAGAGCAAGGCCGCGGAGATCCTGAAGGATGCATCGGAGAAAGAGCTCACATCGGGAAGAGGCCCCACCGGGGTCGCCGCCGCTGCGATATACATCTCATCGATAATTTGCAACGAGCGCAGGACCCAAAGAGAGGTCGCCGATGTTGCGGGAGTTACCGAGGTAACCATCCGTAACAGGTACAAAGAGCTCACCGAGAAACTCGGCATCGACATTGTGCTTTGAACAAACCTTTTCCGAAAACAATTTAATTTTATTGAAAAAAGATGTCTGGCTCTTCGGAAATTACGGTCTGAACCATTTAAATTCGAGATATTCTCTGGGCTCTCCCGCGCGGCAGAACAGGATCTCTTTCTTGACCCCGCCGGACAGCCTTACCGTCCTGGATATCTCGGGCCACATCATCA
It includes:
- a CDS encoding phosphoribosylaminoimidazolesuccinocarboxamide synthase, which produces MKHVYEGKTKSVYELDDGNYMLKFKDDATGEDGKFDPGANTVALKIEGLGKSDLSLSKFFFEKVGKAGINTHYISADVENATMTVKPAKVVGKGLEVICRFRAVGSFRKRYGDYCTEGQPLDAFIEVTLKDDDRGDPPITKDALVILGLLTAKDYEDLKRLARKIAKIVRDEIAKKGMELYDIKFEFGKSKDGKVMLIDEISGGNMRVYKNGKQVEPMELAKLMLK
- a CDS encoding 50S ribosomal protein L11, translated to MATKVEALIEGGKATAGPPLGPALGPTGVNTGQVIAKINEKTKSFTGMKVPITVIVNDDKTFDVKVGTPPMSALIKSELGLASGSSNAKSTKVGNLTIEQVKKIADMKKEDLLGATVKARVSEVAGNCVCVGVTVDGKDPKVFQKDIKAGVYDKVLAG
- a CDS encoding transcription elongation factor Spt5, with product MMSDIVTGSTRLTGEAGAKVVRAGTSATWKFNLASDTSSAVMKFDVSTGPDMDNAPEWDVMINDAAGKELWSNFSTKSELEVDLPNNKPRDLKITVICPKGARYGDKVRVRILATTKSGSSSLEFNAVAKQSIMVLKTQMDQEKSVADSLMSKAQLGEKDIYAIFSPPGLRGYVFVEGMNTDRLREKTRDIKKARSFVEGETNIEEISHYLVPVSAVVGIVEGDLVELINGPFKGEIARVQQIDQSKEEITVELIEAMVPIPVTVKGDSVRVIEKEK
- a CDS encoding protein translocase SEC61 complex subunit gamma, whose translation is MGIEERADGIQNSFESKTKNLGRGKYGRILKMARTPTREEYKKTCYIAALGMIVVGAVGFAIMWIMTYLPDYF
- a CDS encoding glycosyltransferase 87 family protein — translated: MKIGDIVDGSVRRHQLFLGIIFAVASVVFLVVVYQTGIESETVRYLPYANEILQGRIPAMEYPPFAIVFLTIPRLFSSSEFGYQIAFVAEVFVFFLIGLVMMSKLAKRYRQSQHIAMILYTVLVLLLFEFAVDRFDIFPMILTLLSFYCLVTKRYAWAFLILSVATMTKLYPVFLFPIYLIPFFFNRDWKNMLRGAGIFIAAAAIIFLPFYVFGADAAFNFFGSNVDRALQIESLPASVIYFIHMLGLTDVSISPFQPGVAGSSDNLVGALPDAVAPMMMPLTGVIIAAALAWYAYSLYRMRTDGRDNEDNRLIVLCWAALLTVMAFMLFNKVFSSQYLIWIIPFLTIFLMTSIDFKHKRYVLILSVAAIVLTQLNFAVNIGISGGGTGITDGGMMIILARNIVMLALFILIVWISKDNLKKRYLQERPADNREQTEDQDEVP
- a CDS encoding UPF0147 family protein → MADHIKQVIDILDNLAEDTSVPRNIRKGATDAKARLMDTKNAMDVRATSAMIILDDLANDPNIPLHGRTLIWNVISQLEVISANSS
- a CDS encoding GMP synthase subunit A — translated: MKIYVIDNGGQWTHREWRVLRDLKVDTKIVPNTTPFEEIGDADAIVLSGGAPSVATDASLMGNNGEYLDKARFPILGICAGMQFLSEHFGGELGPGEIPEFGKVELKVLAHEDLFRDLPSEFNVWASHNDEVKVMPKGFEITAFSTSCKVEAVRSTTRPIYGVQFHPEVEHTENGPKIFRNFLDIVSEYWHK
- a CDS encoding type II toxin-antitoxin system YafQ family toxin, which translates into the protein MKYNATTTSQFLRDLKKIKKRGTYDAERFDEVVRKLMSGETLGSKYEDHPLKGEYSDCRECHISPDWLLIYRIWGDESII
- a CDS encoding type II toxin-antitoxin system RelB/DinJ family antitoxin, with the translated sequence MAQTNVCIRMDGNLKNEFDNICRELGLTTSAAFTVFARAVVRCGGIPFEMVIDQPNAKTIAAIEEARAAEKNKSPGKVYTDAGEMMKELLS
- the guaA gene encoding glutamine-hydrolyzing GMP synthase produces the protein MLDANEFIKDAVEDLKKKIPGKAIIACSGGVDSMVSAALASKAIGGRLLAVYVDTGLMRKGETEEVKGMLKEMKINYKIIDASEEFFRHLKGITDPETKRKTIGERFIRVFEREAKEFGAEYLVQGTIAPDWIESGDDVRHTIKSHHNVGGLPKEMGMTVVEPLWDLYKDEVRAVARILKIRSSERQPFPGPGLSVRCLDEVTPENIAIVREACFIVEDEIGKAAEKGKMELPWQYFAVLIPTRSVGVQGDRRAYGRTIVVRSISSIDGMTAAYSKIPQDVLDAISSRITNTMKSHVNRVVYDITNKPPATIEWE
- the purE gene encoding 5-(carboxyamino)imidazole ribonucleotide mutase, with protein sequence MQKVFILMGSKSDLPVAEKAITMLKKFNVDYEIAVASAHRTPERVKDFVTSSDAEVFIAIAGLSAALPGVVAAHTCKPVIGVPVSGGVNLDALLSVVQMPPGIPVAAVGLDRGDNAAILAIEIMGVKDPKLSDKMKDYRKEQAEKIEADSKQVVADVGRK
- a CDS encoding H/ACA ribonucleoprotein complex subunit GAR1, translated to MEFLGTVDETGENGNAIVICTKNIPDIGDPVFDSVKNRVGTVKRIFGPVDEPFATVAVENTAVLKTLRGKELYTIRRTQNGKDKRRNRRD
- a CDS encoding transcription initiation factor IIB, with translation MAKIREGTEEIEVCPECGSRHLVRDYERGELLCEDCGLVLDDQFIDQGPEWRAFDVEQGEKRARTGAPMTYTIHDKGLSTEISWKNKDSYGKSIPTRNRAQLYRLRKWQRRIRVSNATERNLAFALSELDRMASAMGLPRNVRETAAMIYRKAVNKNLIRGRSIEGVVAASLYAACRQCGVPRTLDEVAGSSRVGRKEIGRTYRFMTRELKLKLMPTKPQDYVQRFCSELKLSGEVQSKAAEILKDASEKELTSGRGPTGVAAAAIYISSIICNERRTQREVADVAGVTEVTIRNRYKELTEKLGIDIVL